A single region of the Nocardioides sp. W7 genome encodes:
- a CDS encoding MCE family protein: MSTEPEKAAAHAARLRHRRNAVTIAAGIKLAIFTVVSVLVTGLLAAIMGNVGFGAGTEYQAVFTSASMLQKGDDVRVAGVSVGEVKDVEHHERTGALVTFRVKSDVPLTTASRAEIRFLNLVGDRYLALEEGTAEAAGAARPLKADGRIPVAQTTPALDLTVLFNGFQPLFQALSPKQVNDLSLNLVQVLQGEGGTVQGLLAKTASLTTTLADRDQLVGEVVDNLGQTLATVDERHQQLSQLIVELKGWMADLARDRDTIGSSLENVSDLTVVVADLLREGRPVLKADIAELRKLAALLNEKKNRASLVELLDRLPESMTDQTRTGTYGSWYNYYVCGFSGKITLPVVSDVPGLRDIQAALNKLDFHSSAPRCNGAAEGASE, encoded by the coding sequence GTGAGCACGGAGCCCGAGAAGGCGGCGGCGCACGCGGCTCGGCTGCGCCACCGGCGCAACGCGGTCACCATCGCTGCCGGCATCAAGCTCGCGATCTTCACCGTGGTCTCGGTCCTGGTCACCGGCCTGCTGGCCGCGATCATGGGCAACGTCGGGTTCGGCGCCGGCACGGAGTACCAGGCGGTGTTCACCAGCGCCTCGATGCTGCAGAAGGGCGACGACGTCCGCGTCGCGGGCGTGAGCGTCGGCGAGGTCAAGGACGTCGAGCACCACGAGCGCACGGGAGCCCTGGTGACCTTCCGGGTGAAGTCGGACGTCCCGCTCACGACCGCGTCCCGGGCGGAGATCCGCTTCCTCAACCTGGTCGGCGACCGCTACCTCGCGCTGGAGGAGGGGACGGCAGAGGCGGCCGGCGCCGCCCGACCGCTGAAGGCGGACGGCCGGATCCCGGTCGCGCAGACCACGCCCGCCCTCGACCTGACCGTGCTGTTCAACGGCTTCCAGCCGCTCTTCCAGGCCCTCAGCCCGAAGCAGGTCAACGACCTGAGCCTCAATCTCGTCCAGGTGCTCCAGGGGGAGGGCGGCACGGTGCAGGGACTGCTCGCCAAGACCGCGTCGCTGACCACCACCCTGGCCGACCGCGACCAGCTGGTCGGCGAGGTGGTCGACAACCTCGGCCAGACCCTCGCGACCGTCGACGAGCGCCACCAGCAGCTCAGCCAGCTGATCGTGGAGCTGAAGGGCTGGATGGCCGATCTCGCCCGGGACCGCGACACGATCGGCTCGTCGCTGGAGAACGTCTCCGACCTGACGGTCGTCGTGGCCGACCTGCTCCGTGAGGGCCGTCCGGTGCTGAAGGCCGACATCGCCGAGCTGCGCAAGCTGGCCGCGTTGCTCAACGAGAAGAAGAACCGCGCCAGCCTCGTCGAGCTCCTCGACCGGCTGCCGGAGTCGATGACCGACCAGACCCGGACCGGCACCTACGGCTCTTGGTACAACTACTACGTCTGCGGCTTCTCCGGGAAGATCACCCTCCCCGTCGTGAGCGACGTGCCGGGGTTGAGGGACATCCAGGCCGCGCTGAACAAGCTGGACTTCCACTCGTCCGCGCCGCGCTGCAACGGCGCCGCAGAGGGGGCGAGCGAATGA
- a CDS encoding MCE family protein has protein sequence MSRYTDSQILRLGAITVVVMLVVMAAAFNLSKFPGFGGTSYTAEFADASGLRKGNMVQVGGIRVGRVQDLTLEQDRVRVKFEVDNGVELGPESQASVEVLSLLGEKYLELTPAGKGDLDPEDTIPVERTSSAYDIVAAFGDLTTTTERIDTAQLSEALDVVADTVDAAGPEIAASLDGITRLSRTVASRDEQVQALLLSSREVSKVLAARSDDVVDLMKDAGLVFREVEKRKDAVHRLLVNARSLADELRGLARDNQKQLAPALAEVDDLLGLLVDKEKDLKATLNALGPYVDILSNIIGTGPWFDAYASNLLAIPTGEFLPGPLED, from the coding sequence ATGAGTCGCTACACCGACTCCCAGATCCTCCGCCTGGGCGCGATCACCGTCGTGGTGATGCTCGTGGTGATGGCCGCGGCCTTCAACCTGTCCAAGTTCCCCGGGTTCGGCGGCACGTCGTACACCGCGGAGTTCGCCGACGCCAGCGGCCTGCGCAAGGGCAACATGGTCCAGGTCGGCGGCATCCGCGTGGGCCGGGTCCAGGACCTCACGCTCGAGCAGGACCGGGTCCGGGTGAAGTTCGAGGTCGACAACGGTGTCGAGCTCGGACCCGAGAGCCAGGCGTCGGTGGAGGTGCTCAGCCTGCTCGGTGAGAAGTACCTCGAGCTCACGCCGGCCGGCAAGGGTGACCTCGACCCGGAGGACACCATCCCGGTCGAGCGGACCAGCTCGGCGTACGACATCGTGGCGGCCTTCGGCGACCTGACGACCACCACGGAGCGGATCGACACCGCGCAGCTCTCCGAGGCGCTCGACGTCGTCGCCGACACCGTCGACGCGGCCGGCCCCGAGATCGCGGCGAGCCTCGACGGCATCACGCGGCTCTCCCGGACCGTGGCCTCGCGCGACGAGCAGGTCCAGGCGCTGCTGCTCAGCTCCCGCGAGGTGAGCAAGGTGCTCGCCGCCCGCAGCGACGACGTCGTCGACCTGATGAAGGACGCGGGCCTGGTCTTCCGCGAGGTCGAGAAGCGCAAGGACGCGGTGCACCGGCTGCTCGTCAACGCCCGCAGCCTCGCCGACGAGCTGCGGGGGCTGGCGAGGGACAACCAGAAGCAGCTCGCGCCGGCGCTCGCCGAGGTGGACGACCTGCTGGGCCTGCTGGTCGACAAGGAGAAGGACCTGAAGGCGACGCTGAACGCGCTCGGACCGTACGTCGACATCCTGAGCAACATCATCGGCACCGGGCCGTGGTTCGACGCCTACGCCTCGAACCTGCTCGCGATCCCCACGGGCGAGTTCCTGCCCGGGCCGCTGGAGGACTGA
- a CDS encoding MCE family protein, which produces MARINTRAVIAAVAVLLLAATFFTVRQPAELKKVTAHFPRAVSVYEGTDVRILGVNVGRVTAVVPAGNSVRVEMEYDAAVDVPADAKAAIVTPTLVADRFVQLTPAYTDGDHVLADGAEIALPDTGVPVELDRIYAGLRDLTHALGPNGVNADGTLDNLLRAGAQGLGGQGAAGNQMIRELSLAAETFGKGAGPLFDTVTELATFTGTLAENDELVRAFMRDLAGVSSSLVTERTELQAALASVARAVGTVESFVKDNRAALVGDVEQLTRVLKTINSERDSIDTALRVAPVAIGNLTIAYNSKSGSIGSRIGVGGNVWDADGLLCAVVQQSQLARRLKDAACGLFEQLLEPATGNLPFLPPGPAGRDAAPSGSGDKQGKRAGRSAEPALDQSRYLSVEDPTLAGLLGGTP; this is translated from the coding sequence ATGGCACGGATCAACACCCGAGCAGTGATCGCGGCGGTGGCCGTGCTGCTGCTCGCCGCCACCTTCTTCACGGTCCGGCAGCCGGCCGAGCTGAAGAAGGTCACCGCGCACTTCCCGCGCGCGGTCAGCGTCTACGAGGGCACCGACGTCCGGATCCTCGGCGTCAACGTCGGGCGGGTCACCGCGGTCGTGCCCGCGGGCAACTCGGTGCGCGTCGAGATGGAGTACGACGCCGCCGTCGACGTCCCCGCCGACGCGAAGGCCGCGATCGTGACGCCCACGCTGGTGGCGGACCGGTTCGTGCAGCTGACCCCGGCGTACACCGACGGCGACCACGTGCTCGCGGACGGTGCCGAGATCGCACTGCCCGACACCGGCGTGCCCGTCGAGCTGGACCGGATCTACGCCGGCCTGCGCGACCTCACCCACGCCCTCGGACCCAACGGCGTCAACGCCGACGGCACCCTGGACAACCTGCTCCGCGCGGGTGCGCAGGGGCTGGGGGGCCAGGGCGCGGCCGGCAACCAGATGATCCGCGAGCTGTCCCTGGCGGCCGAGACCTTCGGGAAGGGAGCGGGGCCGCTGTTCGACACGGTCACCGAGCTCGCCACCTTCACCGGGACGCTCGCCGAGAACGACGAGCTGGTGCGGGCGTTCATGCGGGACCTCGCCGGAGTCTCCTCGTCGCTGGTGACCGAGCGGACCGAGCTGCAGGCCGCGCTCGCCTCGGTCGCCCGGGCCGTGGGCACCGTCGAGTCGTTCGTCAAGGACAACCGCGCCGCGCTGGTCGGCGACGTCGAGCAGCTCACCCGGGTGCTGAAGACGATCAACTCGGAACGGGACAGCATCGACACCGCGCTGCGGGTCGCGCCGGTCGCGATCGGCAACCTGACCATCGCCTACAACAGCAAGAGCGGCTCCATCGGCTCCCGGATCGGCGTCGGCGGCAACGTCTGGGACGCGGACGGTCTGCTGTGCGCGGTCGTCCAGCAGTCCCAGCTGGCGCGCCGGCTCAAGGACGCCGCCTGCGGGCTCTTCGAGCAGCTCCTCGAGCCGGCGACCGGCAACCTGCCGTTCCTCCCGCCGGGGCCGGCCGGTCGCGACGCGGCGCCGTCGGGGAGCGGGGACAAGCAGGGCAAGCGGGCCGGCCGGTCCGCCGAGCCCGCGCTCGACCAGAGCCGCTACCTCAGCGTCGAGGACCCGACGCTCGCCGGCCTGCTGGGGGGAACACCGTGA
- a CDS encoding MCE family protein, with protein sequence MTARGLRRLTAVAATAALVLSGCDFDGAYDLPLPGSPVDDDSSFEITADFEDILNVVPRSPVMVDDVTVGEVTDVERVGWHARIKMRVRDDVELPDNALADIRQASLLGEKYVSLEAPTGRPATGRLGEGDTIELAATGRNPEVEEVLGALSFLLSGGGVAQLGTITSELNEVMSGRTDRMRNLLGNLEGVVSTLDAQKLDIVRALESINGLTRTLNQERRTITGALDVAGPAVQVLAAQHEELVGMLSALDELGEVGARVIGRSKDDLLDSLRHLQPVLARISEAGDALAPGLNLLVSFPFPKEASEIVRGDYANTSIRLDINLENVLPDGGLLPPIDVPDPGEVIDDVLRCIQSGSLGSAECAKVLDDLDLLGKLLRDCRKPAYDDRPVCVVVNLLPPNPDLEGVVQLLDNILELLGMPGLPGVDSSGIDLPSIPGIPGLSGLARLQSSMVLGGDAERPSDEPSLSALLGGAR encoded by the coding sequence GTGACCGCCCGGGGCCTGCGCCGGCTCACCGCAGTCGCGGCCACCGCCGCGCTGGTGCTGTCGGGCTGCGACTTCGACGGTGCCTACGACCTGCCCTTGCCCGGGTCGCCGGTCGACGACGACAGCTCGTTCGAGATCACCGCCGACTTCGAGGACATCCTCAACGTGGTGCCGCGCTCGCCGGTGATGGTCGACGACGTGACCGTCGGCGAGGTCACCGACGTCGAGCGGGTGGGCTGGCACGCGCGGATCAAGATGCGCGTGCGCGACGACGTCGAGCTGCCCGACAACGCCCTCGCTGACATCCGCCAGGCCAGCCTGCTCGGCGAGAAGTACGTCTCCCTGGAGGCCCCGACCGGAAGGCCGGCCACCGGGCGGCTCGGTGAGGGCGACACCATCGAGCTCGCCGCGACCGGCCGCAACCCGGAGGTCGAGGAGGTGCTCGGCGCACTGTCCTTCCTGCTCTCCGGCGGCGGCGTGGCCCAGCTCGGCACCATCACCTCCGAGCTCAACGAGGTGATGAGCGGGCGCACTGACCGGATGCGCAACCTGCTCGGCAACCTGGAGGGCGTCGTCAGCACCCTCGACGCGCAGAAGCTCGACATCGTCCGGGCGCTGGAGTCGATCAACGGCCTGACCCGCACCCTGAACCAGGAGCGCAGGACGATCACCGGCGCCCTCGACGTCGCGGGTCCGGCGGTGCAGGTGCTCGCGGCCCAGCACGAGGAGCTCGTCGGCATGCTCAGCGCCCTCGACGAGCTCGGCGAGGTGGGGGCCCGAGTGATCGGGCGGAGCAAGGACGACCTGCTCGACTCGCTGCGCCACCTGCAGCCGGTGCTGGCCCGGATCAGCGAGGCGGGCGACGCGCTCGCGCCGGGCCTGAACCTGCTGGTCAGCTTCCCGTTCCCGAAGGAGGCCTCCGAGATCGTCCGGGGCGACTACGCGAACACCTCGATCCGCCTCGACATCAACCTCGAGAACGTGCTGCCCGACGGTGGCCTGCTGCCCCCGATCGACGTCCCGGACCCGGGCGAGGTCATCGACGACGTGCTCCGCTGCATCCAGAGCGGCAGCCTCGGGAGCGCCGAGTGCGCGAAGGTCCTCGACGACCTCGACCTGCTCGGCAAGCTGCTCCGCGACTGCCGGAAGCCGGCGTACGACGACCGCCCCGTGTGCGTCGTCGTCAACCTGCTCCCGCCGAACCCCGACCTGGAGGGCGTCGTCCAGCTGCTCGACAACATCCTGGAGCTGCTCGGCATGCCCGGTCTGCCCGGCGTCGACAGCTCGGGGATCGACCTGCCCTCGATCCCCGGGATCCCCGGACTCTCGGGGCTCGCGCGGCTGCAGTCGTCGATGGTGCTCGGCGGCGACGCCGAACGCCCCTCCGACGAGCCGTCGCTCTCGGCGCTGCTGGGAGGTGCGCGATGA
- a CDS encoding MlaD family protein → MTRGNRIRIAAFLVLSAVGIVYITATYLGFVDRLLGRGLTVHATLPASGGLFEGSEVTYRGVKVGKVRAMHATRDGVRLDLALEDGTRLPMDSSMFVHNLSAVGEQYLDFEPPDDDGPYAQDGATLHGSEASLPVDEAELLVEVDQFVGSVDKENLQVVVEELGTMFDDTGVPLQRLIDNGRLFVGEAAAHTDETVALLESGLTVLDTQQDEGENIRGFSRDLKLITQALRESDRDLRATLDGTPGTAREVRRLLRDLEPTLPVLLGNAVSVNQVVVSHLAGVEQLLVTYPRVISSGFTGTPGDGYGHVNLQLDYSQPPCTEGYVPPNDWRGTQDLKDGPIFPARCESGLPYAARGANHVPGARDGNASSGRAYRTSYDPVSGVLEGAVDSDGDPVRYVDPGNLSILGGDSWKWLLVGPVASK, encoded by the coding sequence ATGACGCGGGGCAACCGGATCCGGATCGCGGCGTTCCTGGTCCTGAGCGCGGTCGGCATCGTCTACATCACCGCGACCTACCTCGGGTTCGTCGACCGGCTGCTCGGCCGCGGCCTGACGGTGCACGCGACCCTGCCCGCCTCCGGAGGCCTGTTCGAGGGCAGCGAGGTCACCTACCGCGGCGTCAAGGTCGGCAAGGTCCGCGCCATGCACGCGACCCGGGACGGCGTCCGCCTCGACCTGGCGCTGGAGGACGGCACCCGGCTGCCGATGGACTCCTCGATGTTCGTGCACAACCTCTCCGCGGTGGGGGAGCAGTACCTCGACTTCGAGCCGCCCGACGACGACGGCCCGTACGCCCAGGACGGCGCGACCCTGCACGGCTCCGAGGCCTCCCTGCCGGTCGACGAGGCCGAGCTGCTGGTCGAGGTCGACCAGTTCGTCGGGTCGGTGGACAAGGAGAACCTCCAGGTCGTCGTGGAGGAGCTCGGCACGATGTTCGACGACACCGGCGTCCCGCTGCAGCGACTGATCGACAACGGCCGCCTCTTCGTCGGCGAGGCGGCGGCGCACACCGACGAGACGGTCGCGCTGCTGGAGAGCGGGCTCACCGTGCTCGACACCCAGCAGGACGAGGGCGAGAACATCCGCGGCTTCTCGCGGGACCTGAAGCTGATCACCCAGGCGCTGCGGGAGAGCGACCGGGACCTGCGCGCCACCCTCGACGGCACGCCGGGCACGGCCCGGGAGGTACGCCGGCTGCTGCGCGACCTCGAGCCGACGCTGCCGGTGCTGCTCGGCAACGCGGTCAGCGTCAACCAGGTCGTGGTCTCCCACCTCGCCGGGGTCGAGCAGCTGCTCGTCACCTACCCGCGGGTGATCTCGTCGGGCTTCACCGGCACCCCCGGCGACGGCTACGGCCACGTCAACCTGCAGCTCGACTACAGCCAGCCGCCCTGCACCGAGGGCTACGTGCCGCCGAACGACTGGCGCGGCACGCAGGACCTCAAGGACGGTCCGATCTTCCCGGCCCGCTGCGAGAGTGGGCTCCCGTACGCCGCTCGCGGCGCCAACCACGTGCCCGGCGCGCGGGACGGCAACGCGTCGTCCGGCCGCGCGTACCGTACGTCGTACGACCCGGTCTCGGGTGTGCTGGAGGGTGCCGTCGACAGCGACGGCGACCCGGTGCGCTACGTCGACCCGGGCAATCTGTCGATCCTGGGAGGGGACTCGTGGAAGTGGCTCCTGGTAGGCCCGGTGGCCAGCAAGTGA
- a CDS encoding NAD(P)/FAD-dependent oxidoreductase codes for MTAEIVETDLLIVGAGPTGLFAAYYAGFRGHRVALVDSLPELGGQVTAMYPEKQILDVAGFPSVKGRDLVAGLVEQANTAKPDYLLDRTAQTLEHHDDGVTVGLDDGTVVHAAAVLITAGIGKFSPRPLPAGEGWLGRGLEFFVPSFAPYAGKDVVIVGGGDSAFDWALHLEPIARSVTLVHRRDAFRAHERTVQQVRDSSVRIVTRAEIAAINGGSTVESVDVSVDGETTTYPAQAVVAALGFLADLGPLQQWGIKVHKRHVVVDPAMRTSLPRVFAAGDITEYPGKVRLIAVGFGEAATAVNNATVAIDPSAHVFPGHSSEGT; via the coding sequence GTGACTGCTGAGATTGTCGAGACCGACCTGCTGATCGTCGGCGCTGGTCCTACCGGCCTGTTCGCCGCCTACTACGCCGGGTTCCGTGGCCACCGGGTTGCTCTCGTGGACTCGCTGCCGGAGCTCGGTGGGCAGGTCACGGCGATGTACCCCGAGAAGCAGATCCTCGATGTCGCCGGCTTCCCGAGCGTGAAGGGCCGCGACCTGGTCGCGGGCCTGGTCGAGCAGGCGAACACCGCGAAGCCGGACTACCTCCTCGACCGCACGGCCCAGACCCTGGAGCACCACGACGACGGGGTCACGGTCGGCCTCGACGACGGCACCGTGGTGCACGCCGCAGCGGTGCTGATCACCGCCGGCATCGGGAAGTTCAGTCCCCGGCCGCTGCCCGCGGGCGAGGGTTGGCTGGGCCGCGGGCTGGAGTTCTTCGTGCCGAGCTTCGCCCCGTACGCCGGCAAGGACGTCGTCATCGTCGGCGGCGGCGACAGTGCCTTCGACTGGGCGCTGCACCTGGAGCCGATCGCCCGGTCGGTCACCCTCGTGCACCGCCGCGACGCGTTCCGGGCCCACGAGCGCACGGTCCAGCAGGTCCGCGACTCCTCGGTGCGAATCGTGACCAGGGCCGAGATCGCAGCGATCAACGGCGGGTCGACCGTCGAGTCCGTCGACGTGAGCGTCGACGGCGAGACCACGACGTACCCCGCCCAGGCGGTGGTGGCGGCCCTCGGCTTCCTGGCCGATCTCGGCCCGCTGCAGCAGTGGGGGATCAAGGTGCACAAGCGGCACGTCGTGGTCGACCCGGCGATGCGCACCAGCCTGCCGCGGGTCTTCGCGGCCGGCGACATCACCGAGTACCCCGGCAAGGTCCGGCTGATCGCCGTCGGCTTCGGTGAGGCCGCGACTGCCGTCAACAACGCGACCGTGGCGATCGACCCGAGCGCCCACGTGTTCCCAGGCCACTCCAGTGAAGGGACGTGA
- a CDS encoding ferredoxin yields the protein MKIKVDFDLCESNALCEAMAPEVFELDDDDYLQLKTDETTPENIDNVKRAVAACPRAAISLKD from the coding sequence ATGAAGATCAAGGTGGACTTCGACCTCTGCGAGTCCAACGCCCTGTGCGAGGCGATGGCACCGGAGGTCTTCGAGCTCGACGACGACGACTACCTGCAGCTCAAGACCGACGAGACCACGCCGGAGAACATCGACAACGTCAAGCGCGCCGTGGCGGCCTGCCCGCGCGCCGCTATCTCGCTGAAGGACTGA
- a CDS encoding 3-oxoacyl-ACP reductase, with protein MSSTNLDGKVAVVTGSGAGLGRAEALALADAGARVVLNDLPGGADEAAEEIRSRGGEATVVAGDVGERATADAMVAAAVDGYGGLDIVVNNAGMTRDRMLFNLSDEEWDAIMHVHLRGHFLLTRNASAYWRAKAKETGAPVGASVVNTASEAFLSGPPGQANYGAAKAGIAALTVSTARAMASSGVRANAICPRARTAMTAQVFGEDTSGEQVDPYSADHVAPLVAYLSSPAAANITGQVFVVYGGMVALIAPPTLEQRFDSSGSVWDLDDLDKQVGSYFEGRDPMRGFAADSIMKLQARGGA; from the coding sequence GTGAGCAGCACGAACCTGGACGGGAAGGTCGCCGTCGTCACCGGCTCCGGCGCGGGCCTGGGCCGAGCCGAGGCGCTCGCGCTGGCGGACGCCGGGGCCCGGGTGGTCCTCAACGACCTGCCCGGCGGTGCCGACGAGGCAGCCGAGGAGATCCGCTCGCGCGGCGGCGAGGCGACGGTGGTCGCTGGCGACGTCGGCGAGCGGGCCACGGCCGACGCGATGGTCGCGGCCGCGGTCGACGGGTACGGCGGGCTCGACATCGTCGTGAACAACGCCGGCATGACCCGCGACCGGATGCTGTTCAACCTGTCCGACGAGGAGTGGGACGCGATCATGCACGTCCACCTCCGCGGCCACTTCCTGCTCACCCGCAACGCCTCGGCGTACTGGCGGGCGAAGGCGAAGGAGACCGGTGCCCCGGTCGGCGCGAGCGTTGTCAACACCGCCTCCGAGGCGTTCCTCAGCGGCCCTCCCGGACAGGCCAACTACGGCGCCGCCAAGGCCGGCATCGCCGCCCTGACCGTCTCGACGGCTCGTGCGATGGCGAGCAGTGGCGTCCGGGCCAACGCGATCTGCCCCCGGGCCCGGACCGCCATGACCGCGCAGGTCTTCGGCGAGGACACCTCCGGCGAGCAGGTCGACCCGTACTCGGCCGACCACGTCGCGCCGCTGGTGGCCTACCTCAGCTCACCCGCCGCCGCGAACATCACCGGCCAGGTCTTCGTCGTGTACGGCGGCATGGTCGCGCTGATCGCCCCGCCCACCCTCGAGCAGCGCTTCGACTCCTCGGGGTCCGTGTGGGACCTCGACGACCTCGACAAGCAGGTCGGCTCCTACTTCGAGGGCCGGGACCCGATGCGGGGCTTCGCCGCCGACTCGATCATGAAGCTCCAGGCTCGGGGCGGGGCATGA
- a CDS encoding glucose 1-dehydrogenase, whose product MTGRLAGKVAIVTGAAMGQGAAIARAYVAEGAKVAIADVAKDEGQALADELGPGAHFTAHDVSDEASWVSLVEDTNARFGPVSILANNAGVLRFGEIERQDLADLELLFRVNQLGPFLGMKSVARTMRKNGGGSIINASSTEGLGGMAGTVAYGATKFAVRGMTKGAAHELGKHNIRVNSVHPGMIDTPMTRVHGGDAAMEYGASKVPLRRVGHPEDVAPLYVFLGSDESSYINGAEIAIDGGVTATHAFGG is encoded by the coding sequence ATGACCGGCCGGCTGGCCGGCAAGGTCGCCATCGTCACCGGCGCCGCCATGGGGCAGGGCGCCGCGATCGCGCGCGCCTACGTCGCCGAGGGCGCGAAGGTCGCCATCGCCGACGTGGCCAAGGACGAGGGCCAGGCGCTCGCCGACGAGCTGGGTCCCGGTGCGCACTTCACGGCCCACGACGTGAGCGACGAGGCGTCCTGGGTGTCCCTGGTCGAGGACACCAACGCCCGGTTCGGGCCGGTGAGCATCCTGGCCAACAACGCCGGCGTGCTGCGGTTCGGAGAGATCGAGCGGCAGGACCTCGCCGACCTCGAGCTGCTCTTCCGGGTCAACCAGCTCGGCCCGTTCCTCGGCATGAAGTCGGTCGCCCGGACGATGCGCAAGAACGGCGGCGGCTCGATCATCAACGCCTCCTCCACCGAGGGGCTCGGCGGGATGGCCGGCACGGTCGCCTACGGCGCGACCAAGTTCGCGGTCCGCGGGATGACCAAGGGCGCCGCCCACGAGCTCGGCAAGCACAACATCCGGGTGAACTCCGTCCACCCCGGCATGATCGACACCCCGATGACGCGGGTGCACGGCGGCGACGCCGCGATGGAGTACGGCGCATCGAAGGTGCCGCTGCGCCGGGTCGGTCATCCCGAGGACGTCGCGCCGCTCTACGTCTTCCTGGGCAGCGACGAGTCGTCGTACATCAACGGCGCGGAGATCGCCATCGACGGCGGGGTCACCGCGACCCACGCCTTCGGCGGATGA
- a CDS encoding PPOX class F420-dependent oxidoreductase, protein MANQRAQIVMSSDEVDDFLTQQRSSTVATVGANGQVHLVGMWYAWLDGHVWLETKAKSQKVVNLRRDGRMSFMVEAGHTYDQLRGVSLEGTGVILEDPQLVFDVCLNIFERYNAPYTEELRPFVELMAKNRVVVRLDAERTRSWDHRKLGMEPMELGGSTAAFLE, encoded by the coding sequence ATGGCCAACCAGCGCGCCCAGATCGTGATGTCCTCAGACGAGGTCGACGACTTCCTGACCCAGCAGCGGAGCTCGACCGTGGCGACCGTCGGTGCCAACGGCCAGGTCCACCTCGTCGGGATGTGGTACGCCTGGCTCGACGGTCACGTGTGGCTGGAGACCAAGGCGAAGTCGCAGAAGGTCGTCAACCTGCGCCGCGACGGTCGGATGAGCTTCATGGTCGAGGCCGGGCACACCTACGACCAGCTCCGGGGCGTCTCGCTCGAGGGCACGGGCGTCATCCTGGAGGACCCGCAGCTGGTCTTCGACGTGTGCCTCAACATCTTCGAGCGCTACAACGCGCCGTACACCGAGGAGCTCCGGCCGTTCGTGGAGCTGATGGCCAAGAACCGCGTGGTGGTCCGCCTCGACGCCGAGCGGACGCGCAGCTGGGACCACCGCAAGCTGGGCATGGAGCCGATGGAGCTGGGCGGCTCGACGGCGGCCTTCCTCGAGTGA
- a CDS encoding TetR family transcriptional regulator has translation MSTANSLSVDDLGSAAQRDRRKRILDATIELASTGGFDAVQMRAVAERADVALGTLYRYFPSKIHLLVSALGRELERADAAIRERPAVGDTAAERVIQILKRTTRGMQGDAHLTEALTRAFMFADASVKAEIHSVGMLLTQMMTRAMHPGQAELTEEDVAIARVIGDVWLSALVAWVTGRSTAADTAVHMETAVKLLLRD, from the coding sequence GTGAGCACCGCCAACTCGCTCAGCGTCGACGACCTCGGCTCCGCCGCCCAGCGCGACCGCCGCAAGCGCATCCTCGATGCGACCATCGAGCTGGCCTCGACCGGCGGCTTCGACGCGGTCCAGATGCGCGCGGTCGCCGAGCGTGCCGACGTGGCGCTCGGCACGCTGTACCGCTACTTCCCCTCGAAGATCCACCTGCTGGTCTCCGCGCTGGGCCGCGAGCTCGAGCGTGCCGACGCCGCGATCCGCGAGCGGCCGGCCGTCGGCGACACCGCCGCCGAGCGGGTGATCCAGATCCTGAAGCGCACCACCCGCGGCATGCAGGGCGACGCCCACCTGACGGAGGCGCTGACCCGGGCGTTCATGTTCGCCGACGCCTCGGTGAAGGCCGAGATCCACTCGGTCGGCATGCTGCTGACCCAGATGATGACCCGCGCCATGCACCCCGGGCAGGCCGAGCTGACCGAGGAGGACGTCGCCATCGCGCGCGTCATCGGCGACGTGTGGCTCTCCGCCCTGGTCGCCTGGGTGACGGGTCGCTCCACGGCGGCCGACACCGCCGTCCACATGGAGACCGCGGTCAAGCTGCTGCTGCGTGACTGA